In the genome of Streptacidiphilus rugosus AM-16, one region contains:
- a CDS encoding TMEM175 family protein, translating into MQQETGRIEAFSDGVFAIVITLLILDIHAPKGGPGHSLWHQLGVQWPHYAAYVVSFTIIGVMWVNHHHIFNHLVRVDRPLLFLNLLVLMVVSIIPWTTAVMAQNLTVSVDDGLAAAVLYSGWMVVYALSFTVFWWYVTREGHLFHAKVDPAGARGTRLRFGLGAVAYPVAFGLAFVSASLTLIAHGLIAAYYAANQLAIPLREPA; encoded by the coding sequence ATGCAACAGGAGACCGGCCGGATCGAGGCCTTCAGCGACGGCGTCTTCGCCATCGTGATCACCCTGCTGATCCTGGACATCCACGCCCCCAAGGGCGGCCCCGGCCACAGCCTCTGGCATCAGCTGGGCGTGCAGTGGCCGCACTACGCGGCCTACGTGGTGAGCTTCACCATCATCGGCGTGATGTGGGTCAACCACCACCACATCTTCAACCACCTGGTGCGGGTGGACCGCCCGTTGCTCTTCCTGAACCTGCTGGTGCTGATGGTGGTCTCGATCATCCCGTGGACGACGGCGGTGATGGCGCAGAACCTCACCGTCTCGGTCGACGACGGCCTCGCCGCGGCGGTGCTGTACAGCGGCTGGATGGTGGTCTACGCCCTTTCCTTCACCGTCTTCTGGTGGTACGTCACCCGCGAGGGCCACCTCTTCCACGCCAAGGTCGACCCCGCCGGCGCCCGCGGCACCCGCCTCCGCTTCGGCCTCGGCGCCGTCGCCTACCCCGTCGCCTTCGGCCTCGCCTTCGTCTCCGCCTCCCTCACCCTCATCGCCCACGGCCTCATCGCGGCCTACTACGCCGCCAACCAACTGGCGATCCCCCTCCGCGAACCGGCGTGA
- a CDS encoding nuclear transport factor 2 family protein, whose translation MASYDMSKLHPVFRRQMDALHALDLDALMKNYNDDAVLLRFEGVSTGIEEVRETFTGYLSVKPRLLELQEYVETDDTIFYRAIMSLNGEPEHAFGTLIVRDDKIWRQTAGFGS comes from the coding sequence ATGGCCAGCTACGACATGTCCAAGCTGCACCCCGTCTTCCGCCGCCAGATGGACGCGCTGCACGCGCTCGACCTGGACGCGCTGATGAAGAACTACAACGACGACGCGGTGCTGCTGCGCTTCGAAGGCGTCTCGACCGGCATCGAGGAGGTGCGGGAGACCTTCACCGGCTACCTCAGCGTCAAGCCGCGGCTCCTGGAGCTCCAGGAGTACGTCGAGACGGACGACACCATCTTCTACCGCGCGATCATGAGCCTCAACGGCGAGCCCGAGCACGCCTTCGGCACGCTGATCGTGCGCGACGACAAGATCTGGCGCCAGACCGCCGGCTTCGGCAGCTGA
- a CDS encoding ATP-binding protein, whose protein sequence is MSTGSLRAALGRVLLFEGLADAELAWLAKVGEPRRLVPGEVLFREGQDAAHFYVLLDGELVVTKVLDGQEEELTRHSSDPAAARPEPGKPLAANCVTGEIPLLSGTAHAATVRAEGPVKLVGYSGEDFAEMLDRCNGVARRLLPVLAWRLKSVQTQARDHAAAAALDTLAAALAHELNNPVSVVDRAARELADVVELLVETAWTWGEVASPAEHASVAAMIRQLVAAEPDDALPVDALTMADIEDELADWAEAAGAAHPGLLATVMAERGLLLADLREHTAGLGPTVLPAALDHLAAVLEARTTAAELSQAGRRIAALVAATRDCTRRDRGPRRAVSVVESLESTLTLLRTKLGPVSVVREYETELPALSGYPAELGQVWTNLVDNAVDAMSGRGTLTLRVRQESGALVVDVIDSGPGIAAEALPRVFEPFFTTKDVGRGRGLGLHLAHQIVTQRHKGTISARSVPGETRIEVRLPVSADP, encoded by the coding sequence ATGAGCACCGGATCACTGCGTGCCGCGCTGGGACGGGTGCTGCTCTTCGAGGGCCTGGCCGACGCGGAGCTGGCCTGGCTGGCCAAGGTGGGTGAGCCGCGCCGGCTGGTCCCCGGCGAGGTGCTGTTCCGCGAGGGCCAGGACGCGGCCCACTTCTACGTGCTGCTGGACGGCGAGCTCGTGGTCACCAAGGTCCTCGACGGTCAGGAGGAGGAGCTGACCCGGCACAGCTCCGACCCGGCCGCGGCCCGCCCCGAGCCTGGCAAGCCGCTCGCCGCGAACTGCGTCACCGGCGAGATCCCGCTGCTCAGCGGTACCGCTCACGCCGCCACGGTGCGGGCCGAGGGACCGGTCAAGCTGGTCGGCTACTCCGGCGAGGACTTCGCCGAGATGCTCGACCGCTGCAACGGTGTGGCCCGCCGGCTGCTTCCGGTGCTGGCCTGGCGGCTCAAGAGCGTCCAGACGCAGGCCCGCGACCACGCGGCCGCCGCGGCCCTCGACACTCTCGCGGCCGCCCTGGCCCACGAGCTCAACAACCCCGTCTCGGTGGTCGACCGGGCCGCCCGCGAACTGGCCGACGTCGTCGAGCTGCTGGTGGAGACGGCGTGGACCTGGGGCGAGGTGGCCTCCCCGGCGGAGCACGCCTCCGTCGCCGCGATGATCCGCCAGCTGGTCGCCGCCGAGCCCGACGACGCCCTGCCGGTGGACGCCCTCACCATGGCCGACATCGAGGACGAGCTCGCCGACTGGGCCGAGGCGGCCGGCGCCGCCCATCCCGGGCTGTTGGCCACGGTGATGGCCGAACGCGGTCTGCTCCTCGCGGACCTGCGCGAACACACGGCGGGGCTCGGCCCGACGGTCCTCCCCGCCGCGCTGGACCACCTCGCGGCGGTCCTGGAGGCGCGCACCACCGCCGCCGAGCTCAGCCAGGCGGGACGTCGCATCGCCGCGCTGGTCGCGGCCACCCGCGACTGCACCCGCCGCGACCGCGGCCCGCGCCGCGCGGTCTCCGTCGTGGAGAGCCTGGAGAGCACGCTGACGCTGCTGCGCACCAAGCTCGGCCCGGTCAGCGTGGTCCGCGAGTACGAGACCGAACTGCCTGCGCTCAGCGGCTATCCGGCCGAGCTGGGCCAGGTGTGGACCAACCTGGTCGACAACGCGGTCGACGCGATGTCCGGCCGCGGCACGCTGACGCTCCGGGTCCGGCAGGAGTCGGGCGCGCTGGTCGTCGACGTGATCGACTCCGGCCCCGGCATCGCGGCGGAGGCCCTGCCGCGGGTCTTCGAGCCCTTCTTCACCACCAAGGACGTGGGCCGGGGCCGTGGCCTCGGGCTCCACCTGGCCCACCAGATCGTGACCCAGCGCCACAAGGGCACGATCAGCGCCCGTTCCGTCCCCGGCGAGACCCGCATCGAGGTGCGCCTCCCCGTCTCCGCCGATCCGTAG
- the glgB gene encoding 1,4-alpha-glucan branching protein GlgB, whose amino-acid sequence MTRLGELDLHLLAEGRHEELWRVLGAHRDTGPDGRSGTAFTVLAPAARAVRLVGDFNGWDGSGHPLHRIEDSGVWETFVPEVVEGARYKFEVLGADGVVREKADPFARAAECPPRTASVVQRSSYGWGDQDWLAARGERPAEAAPMSVYEVHLGSWRHGLSYRQLAEQLPGYVAWMGFTHVEFLPVMEHPFGGSWGYQVTSYYAPSARWGTPDDFRALVDALHRAGIGVIMDWVPAHFPRDGWALARFDGTHLYEHPDPRRAEHPDWGTLQFDHGRPEARNFLIANAVYWCEEFHVDALRVDAVAAMLYLDYGRAEHAWLPNAEGGRENHDAVSFLRELNDTLARRCPGVVTIAEESTSWEGVTRPVEHGGLGFGLKWDLGWMHDTLAYLAEDPINRRYHHHRMTFAMMYAHSERFLLPLGHDEVVHLKGSLLRKMHGDRWQRFANLRVYLAYLWSHPGKHLLFMGQEFAQPGEWDHDSGLAWDVLDLPGEEGLGHRGVQQLVRALNGHYRALPSLWQRDCEPGGFRWIDPDDADHQVYSFVRYDADGAPLVGIFNFSPVVHHGYRLGLPRAGVWQELLNTDAKDFGGSGVRNPGGVRAAPVPHAGLPAHARLTVPPLGALWLVPR is encoded by the coding sequence GTGACCAGGCTCGGCGAACTCGACCTCCACCTGCTGGCCGAGGGTCGCCACGAGGAGCTGTGGCGGGTCCTCGGCGCGCACCGGGACACCGGTCCCGACGGCCGCTCCGGCACCGCCTTCACGGTGCTCGCGCCCGCCGCCCGCGCCGTCCGGCTGGTCGGGGACTTCAACGGCTGGGACGGCAGCGGCCATCCGCTGCACCGGATCGAGGACAGCGGCGTCTGGGAGACCTTCGTGCCGGAGGTCGTGGAGGGCGCGCGGTACAAGTTCGAGGTGCTGGGCGCCGACGGCGTCGTGCGGGAGAAGGCGGACCCGTTCGCCCGCGCCGCCGAATGCCCGCCGCGCACCGCCTCGGTGGTGCAGCGCTCGTCGTACGGCTGGGGCGACCAGGACTGGCTGGCCGCGCGGGGCGAGCGTCCGGCCGAGGCCGCGCCGATGAGCGTGTACGAGGTCCACCTCGGCTCCTGGCGGCACGGCCTGAGCTACCGCCAGCTGGCCGAACAGCTGCCGGGCTACGTCGCCTGGATGGGCTTCACCCACGTGGAGTTCCTGCCGGTGATGGAGCACCCCTTCGGCGGTTCCTGGGGCTACCAGGTCACCTCCTACTACGCGCCCTCCGCCCGCTGGGGCACCCCGGACGACTTCCGCGCCCTGGTCGACGCGCTGCACCGGGCCGGCATCGGCGTGATCATGGACTGGGTGCCGGCGCACTTCCCCAGGGACGGCTGGGCGCTGGCCCGCTTCGACGGCACCCACCTCTACGAGCACCCCGACCCGCGCCGCGCCGAACACCCCGACTGGGGCACCCTCCAGTTCGACCACGGCCGCCCCGAGGCCCGCAACTTCCTGATCGCGAACGCCGTCTACTGGTGCGAGGAGTTCCACGTCGACGCGCTGCGCGTGGACGCCGTCGCGGCGATGCTCTACCTCGACTACGGCCGCGCCGAGCACGCCTGGCTGCCCAACGCGGAGGGCGGCAGGGAGAACCACGACGCCGTCTCCTTCCTGCGCGAGCTCAACGACACGCTGGCCAGGCGCTGCCCCGGCGTGGTCACCATCGCCGAGGAGTCCACCTCCTGGGAGGGCGTGACCCGCCCGGTCGAGCACGGCGGTCTCGGCTTCGGCCTGAAGTGGGACCTGGGCTGGATGCACGACACCCTCGCCTACCTCGCCGAGGACCCGATCAACCGGCGGTACCACCACCACCGGATGACCTTCGCGATGATGTACGCGCACAGCGAGCGCTTCCTGCTGCCGCTCGGCCACGACGAGGTGGTCCACCTCAAGGGCAGCCTGCTCCGCAAGATGCACGGCGACCGCTGGCAGCGCTTCGCCAACCTCCGCGTCTACCTGGCCTATCTCTGGTCGCACCCGGGCAAGCACCTGCTCTTCATGGGCCAGGAGTTCGCCCAGCCCGGCGAGTGGGACCACGACAGCGGGCTCGCCTGGGACGTGCTCGACCTGCCCGGCGAGGAGGGCCTCGGTCATCGCGGCGTCCAGCAGCTGGTGCGGGCGCTCAACGGCCACTACCGGGCGCTGCCCTCGCTCTGGCAGCGCGACTGCGAGCCCGGCGGCTTCCGCTGGATCGACCCGGACGACGCCGACCACCAGGTCTACTCCTTCGTCCGCTACGACGCCGACGGCGCCCCGCTGGTGGGGATCTTCAACTTCAGCCCGGTCGTGCACCACGGCTACCGGCTGGGCCTGCCCCGCGCGGGCGTCTGGCAGGAGCTGCTGAACACGGACGCCAAGGACTTCGGCGGCAGCGGCGTCCGCAACCCCGGCGGCGTCCGTGCCGCCCCCGTCCCGCACGCGGGCCTGCCGGCCCACGCCCGACTGACCGTGCCGCCGCTCGGCGCGCTCTGGCTGGTGCCGCGATGA
- a CDS encoding alpha-1,4-glucan--maltose-1-phosphate maltosyltransferase encodes MRTVTTTPSYDPTALRSAETASTLGRVVIERIRPQVEGGARPARAVPGETVEVSATVFKEGAETLAAQVVLLAPGRPARELRFPMRELTRGTDRFTAEIRADREGDWQYRVEAWVDPVATWLRAAQAKVAAGVDVELTFWQGAELLARVPALAATAELLRDSRRPPLQRLAALRAPEVADVLAARPAALREHLSSSAALPLRVDRQRALYGSWYEFFPRSEGATGSGAERRSGTLRSAAGRLDAIAAMGFDVVYLPPIHPIGSSHRKGRDNALDARPGDPGSPWAIGSPDGGHDAVHPDLGDLDDFRAFVAKAESLGLEVAMDFALQCSPDHPWVTEHPEWFRYRLDGSIACAENPPKKYQDIYPIDFDTDPDGILAECLRVLRHWRAQGVRIFRVDNPHTKPLHFWERLLRAVHAEDPGVLFLSEAFTRPPMLQALARVGFHQSYSYFTWRTAKAEVEDYLAELTGLDGTPAADYLRPNLFVNTPDILPAHLQTGGRAAFEIRAVLAATTGPSWGMYAGFELCESVAAWPGSEEYRHSEKYDYRPRDWAGAEERGESIAPLITRLNRLRRRHPALRELRNLRLHRTDNEHLLCFSKSVGATGGAGEDRVVVVLNLDPYRPQEGRVQLDPAALGLRPGEGFVVDDELGGGSSRWGQVNTVRLDPRQRVAQILTIRRSRW; translated from the coding sequence ATGAGGACAGTGACGACCACACCGAGCTACGACCCCACCGCGCTCCGCTCCGCGGAGACCGCGTCGACGCTCGGGAGGGTCGTGATCGAAAGGATCAGACCGCAGGTCGAAGGAGGGGCCAGGCCCGCCCGCGCCGTGCCAGGCGAGACCGTGGAGGTCTCGGCCACCGTGTTCAAGGAGGGCGCGGAGACGCTGGCCGCCCAAGTCGTCCTGCTCGCGCCCGGCCGTCCCGCCAGGGAACTGCGGTTCCCCATGAGGGAGCTGACCCGCGGCACCGACCGGTTCACCGCGGAGATCCGTGCCGACCGCGAAGGCGACTGGCAGTACCGGGTCGAGGCCTGGGTGGACCCCGTGGCCACCTGGCTGCGCGCCGCCCAGGCGAAGGTCGCGGCCGGGGTCGACGTCGAGCTGACGTTCTGGCAGGGGGCGGAGCTGCTCGCTCGCGTGCCCGCGCTCGCGGCCACCGCCGAGCTGCTGCGCGACAGCCGTCGCCCTCCGCTGCAGCGCCTCGCCGCCCTGCGCGCCCCGGAGGTCGCCGACGTGCTGGCCGCGCGGCCGGCCGCGCTGCGCGAGCACCTCAGCAGCAGCGCGGCCCTGCCGCTCCGGGTGGACCGGCAGCGTGCCCTGTACGGCTCCTGGTACGAGTTCTTCCCCCGCTCCGAAGGAGCGACCGGCAGCGGCGCCGAGCGCCGCTCCGGCACGCTGCGCAGCGCCGCGGGCCGACTGGACGCCATCGCGGCCATGGGGTTCGACGTCGTCTACCTGCCGCCGATCCACCCGATCGGCAGCTCGCACCGCAAGGGCAGGGACAACGCCCTCGACGCCCGGCCCGGCGACCCCGGCTCGCCCTGGGCCATCGGCTCCCCCGACGGCGGCCACGACGCGGTCCACCCCGACCTCGGCGATCTCGACGACTTCCGCGCCTTCGTGGCCAAGGCGGAGTCGCTGGGACTCGAAGTGGCGATGGACTTCGCGCTGCAGTGCTCGCCGGACCACCCGTGGGTGACCGAGCACCCCGAGTGGTTCCGCTACCGGCTCGACGGCAGCATCGCCTGCGCGGAGAACCCGCCGAAGAAGTACCAGGACATCTACCCGATCGACTTCGACACCGACCCCGACGGCATCCTCGCCGAGTGCCTGCGGGTGCTGCGCCACTGGCGGGCCCAGGGCGTGCGGATCTTCCGGGTCGACAACCCGCACACCAAGCCGCTGCACTTCTGGGAGCGGCTGCTGCGGGCCGTGCACGCCGAGGACCCCGGCGTGCTCTTCCTCTCCGAGGCGTTCACCCGCCCGCCGATGCTGCAGGCGCTGGCCAGGGTCGGCTTCCACCAGTCGTACAGCTACTTCACCTGGCGCACCGCCAAGGCGGAGGTCGAGGACTACCTCGCCGAGCTGACCGGGCTCGACGGCACGCCCGCCGCCGACTACCTGCGGCCCAACCTCTTCGTGAACACCCCCGACATCCTCCCCGCGCACCTGCAGACCGGCGGCCGCGCCGCCTTCGAGATCCGCGCGGTGCTGGCGGCGACGACCGGGCCGAGCTGGGGCATGTACGCGGGCTTCGAGCTCTGCGAGTCCGTCGCGGCCTGGCCGGGGAGCGAGGAGTACCGGCACTCGGAGAAGTACGACTACCGCCCGCGCGACTGGGCCGGCGCGGAGGAACGCGGCGAGAGCATCGCTCCGCTGATCACCCGGCTGAACCGGCTGCGCCGCCGCCACCCCGCGCTGCGCGAGCTGCGCAACCTGCGGCTGCACCGGACCGACAACGAGCACCTGCTCTGCTTCTCCAAGAGCGTGGGCGCGACGGGCGGAGCCGGCGAGGACCGGGTGGTCGTCGTGCTCAACCTCGACCCGTACCGGCCGCAGGAGGGCCGGGTCCAGCTGGACCCGGCCGCGCTGGGTCTGCGTCCGGGGGAGGGCTTCGTCGTGGACGACGAGCTCGGCGGTGGGAGTTCGCGCTGGGGCCAGGTCAACACCGTGCGCCTGGACCCGCGTCAGCGGGTGGCGCAGATCCTGACGATCCGCCGGAGCCGCTGGTGA
- a CDS encoding FAD binding domain-containing protein: MILTRFDYARPASVGEAVALLEATGGLPLGGGQSLLVGLATGETETPILVDLSTIDELRGITPGAAGGGLRVGASTTLSELASDPEVLRLAPALAEAARANDDAQVRNRATVGGNLVADRPGPARATDLPVAAVALGATVTVADASGRRTVPAELLGSVLTPSAVVVALEIPPGGEVSGFEKWADRATRFPMCAVAVRVDRAAGTCGVAVTAATPAPIRLPGVESRLAGGARPTIREVITAVTAEPITTFRSGHGASAEYLRHLTGVLAGRALHRSWR, encoded by the coding sequence ATGATCCTGACCCGATTCGACTACGCCCGCCCGGCCTCGGTGGGCGAGGCCGTCGCGCTGCTGGAGGCCACCGGCGGCCTGCCGCTCGGCGGCGGGCAGAGCCTGCTGGTCGGTCTGGCGACCGGCGAGACGGAGACGCCGATCCTGGTGGACCTGTCCACGATCGACGAACTGCGCGGGATCACCCCCGGGGCGGCGGGAGGCGGTCTGCGGGTCGGCGCGAGCACCACGCTGTCGGAGCTGGCCTCCGACCCCGAGGTGCTGCGGCTGGCCCCGGCCCTGGCGGAGGCGGCCCGCGCCAACGACGACGCCCAGGTCCGCAACCGGGCCACGGTCGGCGGCAACCTCGTCGCCGACCGCCCTGGCCCGGCCCGGGCGACGGACCTGCCGGTCGCGGCGGTGGCCCTGGGCGCGACGGTGACCGTGGCCGACGCGTCGGGCCGCCGGACGGTGCCTGCGGAGCTGCTGGGCTCGGTGCTGACGCCGAGCGCGGTGGTGGTCGCTCTGGAGATCCCGCCGGGCGGCGAGGTCAGCGGCTTCGAGAAGTGGGCCGACCGCGCCACCCGCTTCCCGATGTGCGCGGTGGCGGTCCGCGTGGACCGCGCCGCCGGCACCTGCGGCGTCGCGGTCACCGCCGCGACCCCCGCCCCGATCCGCCTGCCGGGCGTGGAGTCCCGCCTGGCAGGCGGCGCCAGGCCGACCATCCGCGAGGTGATCACCGCGGTCACGGCGGAGCCGATCACCACCTTCCGGTCCGGCCACGGCGCCTCGGCGGAATACCTCCGCCACCTCACCGGCGTCCTGGCAGGCCGTGCCCTGCACCGCAGCTGGCGCTGA
- a CDS encoding xanthine dehydrogenase family protein molybdopterin-binding subunit → MSAGRRVLGVASDCREDPQLLRGEATFIADVELPRMTHMAILGSEHAHALIKGIDTSAAEAMPGVLKVVTAADFANVMPLPCIWIPGGVESHFPPHPYGLPGSRPLLSGDRVRHVGDQIAAVVAETAWQAHAALKAIRVDYELLPVVTRADDAIAEGAPQLHEAVPGNLNAYWTCGNKEATERALADAEVKVELDLVNQRTINSPMEPRGAVGHYVAATDDYTLYASTQGPHNHRFLLAALVLGIPFNKLRVIAPTVGGSFGTKGYLYPDMALVLLLSKMLGRPVKWVDTRTGLMRSTVQGRDHRQHVTLAGTRDGRITGLHCTSYANLGAYPSTIGPGVATALMGRSISGMYQIPAAFCEVYVAFTNTVPLGAQRGSGRAEATFLMERLVDRYATEIGMDPAEVRRKNLVPNDAFPYENGLGWTYDSGSYRENFDKALELAGYTDMDERKAEARGRGKRLGVGIACYVAICGVGPSTRMSQEGMLGGTWESSNIRVHPTGEVSATVGSASTGQSHYTVYAQVVADELGIDPAQVQVMEADTLRAPYGQGTYGSRSFSMAGPSLALTARKVKEKMRRAAAALFQVDVDKVVYGEDGVIFVQGERETQSKTFADLAMALWYGWNLPPEIEPTIDETTFFDPPDFNYPFGTHVAVVEVDELTGQTEVVSYTAVDDAGFVGNPTIVKGQIEGSIVHGFGQALMEQAVYDEQGNLVTADFRNYALPRAADVPFFQLDRTETPTPHNPLGAKGAGEIATVPPAAAVVNAVVNALADLGVQHLDMPLTPEKVWRQLNPEGVAP, encoded by the coding sequence ATGAGTGCAGGACGACGCGTCCTCGGCGTGGCGAGCGACTGCCGCGAGGACCCGCAACTGCTGCGCGGAGAGGCCACGTTCATCGCGGACGTGGAGCTGCCGCGGATGACGCACATGGCGATCCTGGGCAGCGAGCACGCCCATGCGCTGATCAAGGGGATCGACACCAGCGCCGCCGAGGCGATGCCGGGTGTGCTGAAGGTGGTCACGGCGGCGGACTTCGCCAACGTCATGCCGCTGCCGTGCATCTGGATCCCCGGCGGGGTGGAGAGCCACTTCCCGCCGCACCCCTACGGACTGCCGGGCTCCCGGCCGTTGCTCTCGGGCGACCGGGTGCGCCATGTCGGCGACCAGATCGCCGCGGTGGTCGCGGAGACCGCCTGGCAGGCGCACGCGGCGCTCAAGGCGATCCGGGTGGACTACGAGCTGCTGCCCGTGGTCACCAGGGCGGACGACGCGATCGCCGAGGGCGCACCGCAGCTGCACGAGGCGGTGCCCGGCAACCTCAACGCCTACTGGACCTGCGGGAACAAGGAGGCCACCGAGCGGGCCCTGGCCGATGCCGAGGTGAAGGTCGAGCTCGACCTGGTCAACCAGCGCACCATCAACTCCCCGATGGAGCCGCGCGGCGCGGTCGGACACTACGTCGCCGCCACCGACGACTACACCCTCTACGCCTCCACGCAGGGCCCGCACAACCACCGCTTCCTGCTGGCGGCGCTGGTGCTGGGCATCCCCTTCAACAAGCTGCGGGTGATCGCGCCCACCGTCGGCGGCAGCTTCGGCACCAAGGGCTACCTGTACCCGGACATGGCCCTGGTGCTGCTGCTCTCCAAGATGCTGGGCCGGCCGGTCAAGTGGGTCGACACCCGCACCGGGCTGATGCGCTCCACCGTCCAGGGCCGCGACCACCGGCAGCACGTCACGCTCGCCGGCACCAGGGACGGGCGGATCACCGGTCTGCACTGCACCAGCTACGCCAACCTGGGCGCGTACCCCTCGACCATCGGCCCCGGTGTCGCCACCGCGCTGATGGGCCGCAGCATCAGCGGGATGTACCAGATCCCGGCCGCCTTCTGCGAGGTCTACGTGGCCTTCACGAACACCGTCCCGCTGGGCGCGCAGCGCGGATCGGGACGGGCCGAGGCCACCTTCCTGATGGAGCGCCTCGTCGACCGCTACGCCACCGAGATCGGCATGGACCCGGCCGAGGTGCGGCGGAAGAACCTGGTGCCGAACGACGCCTTCCCGTACGAGAACGGGCTCGGTTGGACCTACGACTCCGGCAGCTACCGGGAGAACTTCGACAAGGCCCTCGAGCTGGCGGGCTACACCGACATGGACGAGCGCAAGGCGGAGGCCCGCGGCCGGGGCAAGCGGCTCGGCGTCGGCATCGCCTGCTACGTCGCGATCTGCGGCGTGGGCCCGTCCACCCGGATGTCGCAGGAGGGCATGCTGGGCGGCACCTGGGAGAGCTCCAACATCCGGGTCCACCCGACCGGCGAGGTCAGCGCCACCGTCGGCTCGGCGTCCACCGGGCAGAGCCACTACACGGTCTACGCCCAGGTGGTCGCCGACGAGCTGGGCATCGACCCGGCCCAGGTCCAGGTCATGGAGGCGGACACGCTGCGCGCCCCCTACGGCCAGGGCACCTACGGCAGCCGTTCGTTCAGCATGGCCGGCCCCTCGCTGGCGCTGACCGCGCGCAAGGTCAAGGAGAAGATGCGCCGGGCCGCGGCCGCGCTGTTCCAGGTCGACGTGGACAAGGTGGTCTACGGCGAGGACGGCGTCATCTTCGTCCAGGGCGAGCGCGAGACCCAGTCCAAGACCTTCGCGGACCTGGCCATGGCGCTCTGGTACGGCTGGAACCTCCCCCCGGAGATCGAGCCGACCATCGACGAGACGACCTTCTTCGACCCGCCGGACTTCAACTACCCCTTCGGCACCCACGTGGCCGTCGTCGAGGTGGACGAACTCACCGGCCAGACCGAGGTCGTGTCCTACACCGCCGTCGACGACGCCGGCTTCGTGGGCAACCCGACCATCGTCAAGGGCCAGATCGAGGGCAGCATCGTGCACGGCTTCGGCCAGGCGCTGATGGAGCAGGCCGTCTACGACGAGCAGGGCAACCTGGTCACCGCGGACTTCCGCAACTACGCGCTGCCGCGCGCCGCGGACGTGCCCTTCTTCCAGCTGGACCGCACCGAGACGCCGACCCCGCACAACCCGCTCGGCGCCAAGGGCGCTGGCGAGATCGCGACGGTGCCCCCGGCGGCGGCCGTGGTCAACGCGGTCGTCAACGCCCTCGCCGACCTGGGCGTACAGCACCTGGACATGCCGCTCACACCGGAGAAGGTCTGGCGGCAGCTGAACCCGGAAGGCGTGGCGCCATGA
- a CDS encoding (2Fe-2S)-binding protein — protein MNGKTVETDVEPQRLLVETLRDELGLTGTKVGCDTGQCGTCVVQLDGLSVKSCLVLTVQTEAHEVTTIEGVAPEGGLDAVQESLRKEHGTQCGFCTPGVVMSLRDLLEREKEPSEERIREWLTGTLCRCTGYHSIVRGAQGVAAASVAVPAAGS, from the coding sequence GTGAACGGCAAGACCGTGGAGACGGACGTCGAGCCGCAGCGGCTGCTCGTCGAGACCCTCCGCGACGAGCTGGGGCTGACCGGGACCAAGGTGGGTTGCGACACCGGTCAGTGCGGCACCTGCGTGGTCCAGCTCGACGGGCTCTCGGTCAAGAGCTGCCTGGTGCTGACCGTGCAGACGGAGGCCCACGAGGTCACCACGATCGAGGGCGTCGCCCCCGAGGGCGGCCTGGACGCGGTCCAGGAGTCGCTGCGCAAGGAGCACGGCACCCAGTGCGGCTTCTGCACCCCCGGGGTGGTGATGTCGCTGCGCGACCTGCTGGAGCGGGAGAAGGAGCCCTCCGAGGAGCGCATCCGCGAGTGGCTCACCGGCACCCTGTGCCGGTGCACCGGCTACCACAGCATCGTTCGCGGCGCCCAGGGCGTCGCCGCCGCCTCGGTCGCCGTCCCGGCCGCCGGCAGCTGA
- a CDS encoding type 1 glutamine amidotransferase domain-containing protein, translating to MKILVIMTAKATLHLLDGELHPSGFWAEEFVVPYQIFREHGYEVDVATVGGASPTVDLTSIDPEFLQWVRPQGSENHDAENAAEYVRVVEGAAQLKRPLAIESLTQDSLAQYDGVYVSGGHGAIGDLPKSDELAQLLRWWLATDKPLATVCHGHTSLLALRDGEGHWPFEGYRMTAFSHSEELVTSMAGRLPFILEVELTRLGARYEKAELIWDSHVVVDRNLTTGQNPYSSRALAETFVKQLSA from the coding sequence ATGAAGATTCTCGTGATCATGACGGCCAAGGCCACCCTGCACCTGCTCGACGGCGAGCTGCACCCGTCCGGTTTCTGGGCGGAGGAGTTCGTGGTGCCCTACCAGATCTTCCGTGAGCACGGCTACGAGGTGGACGTCGCCACCGTCGGCGGGGCCTCCCCGACGGTCGACCTGACGAGCATCGACCCCGAGTTCCTGCAGTGGGTCCGTCCGCAGGGCAGTGAGAACCACGACGCCGAGAACGCGGCCGAGTACGTCCGCGTCGTCGAGGGCGCCGCGCAGCTGAAGCGGCCGCTGGCGATCGAGTCGCTGACCCAGGACTCGCTGGCCCAGTACGACGGCGTCTACGTCAGCGGTGGCCACGGCGCCATCGGCGACCTGCCCAAGTCCGACGAGCTGGCGCAGCTGCTGCGCTGGTGGCTGGCGACGGACAAGCCGCTGGCCACCGTCTGCCACGGGCACACCTCGCTGCTGGCACTGCGCGACGGCGAGGGGCACTGGCCCTTCGAGGGCTACCGGATGACGGCCTTCTCGCACAGCGAGGAGCTGGTCACCAGCATGGCCGGCCGGCTGCCCTTCATCCTCGAGGTGGAGCTGACCCGGCTCGGCGCCCGCTACGAGAAGGCCGAGCTGATCTGGGACTCCCACGTGGTGGTGGACCGCAACCTCACCACGGGTCAGAACCCCTACTCGTCCCGCGCGTTGGCGGAGACCTTCGTCAAGCAGCTGTCCGCGTGA